The sequence below is a genomic window from Candidatus Nanopelagicales bacterium.
CGACCGACCGGGGCTTGACACGGTAGTGATTGACCACTAACTTCCTCGCCATGGCCAGGATGACCGCGGACGAGCGACGGGAGTCGGTGCTGCGCGCCGCGGCACCGGAGTTCGCCCTCGGCGGGCTGGCCGGCACCAGCACCGAGTCCATCGCCCGCCGGGCCGGGGTGAGCCAGCCCTACCTGTTCCGGCTGTTCCCCACCAAGAAGGCGCTGTTCCTGGCCTCGGCCGAGCGGACCTTCGCCCGGGTGGAGCAGGCCTTCCGCGACGCCGCCGACGGCCGGACCGGCCGCGAGGCGCTGGATGCGATGGCCCTGGCGTACGCCGGACTGCTGCAGGACCGCGACCTGCTGCTGCACCAGCTGCAGGCGTACGCCGCCTGCGACGACCCGGAGGTCCGCGACGTGACCCGGGCCGCGTACGGCCGACTGTGGCTGATGGTGCAGGAGACCACCGGTGTCCCCGAGGACGAGGTCCGGTCGTTCTTCGCCATGGGGATGCTCATGAACGTCATCGCCGCGATGGACCTCGACCACCTCGACGCGCCGTGGGCCCAGGCCTGCCTGCCCCCGCCCGTCCCGCCGCGCACGACCTGACCTGACCCTCGTTCCCGAGCACCCGCGCAGCCCTGCGCAGCCAAGTTAGTGATCAGTCAGTACTCACTGGGAGGAACCCATCATGACCGACCGACGCGGGGTGGTGTGGACGTTCGTGGTGACGTCCCTCGCCGCCTTCATGGTCTCGCTGGACAACCTGGTCGTGACGACGGCGCTGCCGTCGATCCGCACCGAGCTCGACGCCGGGCTGGAGGGCCTGGAGTGGACCGTCAACGCCTACACGCTCACGTTCGGCGTGCTCCTCATGACCGGCGCGACCCTCGGCGAACGGTTCGGCCGGCGCCGGGTGCTGGCGATCGGCCTGGCGGTGTTCACCGCCGCGTCGGCGGCGGCCGCGCTCGCCCCGAGCATCGAGTGGCTCGTGCTGGCGCGGGCCGTCCAGGGGGCCGGCGGGGCGCTGGTGCTCCCGCTCACGCTGACCCTGCTCAGCGCCGCGGTCCCGCCGCAGCGCCGCGGCGCCGCCCTCGGGGTGTGGGGCGCCGTGAACGGCGTGGCGGTCGCGCTCGGCCCGCTGGTCGGCGGTGCCGTGGTGGAGGGTCTGGCCTGGCAGTGGATCTTCTGGATCAACGTGCCGATCGGCATCGCCCTGCTCCCCGTGGTGCTGCGCCGCCTGCCGCACTCCCTCGGCGTGCCCCGGTCCCTCGACCTGCCGGGTCTGGCGCTGGTGACCGCCGGCCTGCTCGGCATCGTGCTGGGCCTGGTCCGCGGCAATGCGCACGGCTGGACCAGCGCCACCGTGCTGCTGCCCATGCTGGCCGGTGGGCTCCTGCTCGCCGGGTTCGTGGCCTGGGAGCTGCGGGCGAAGGAGCCGATGCTGCCGATGGGGATGTTCCGCAGCCGCGGGTTCGCGGTCTCCAACGTGGTGTCGCTGCTGTTCAGCTTCGGGATGTTCGGCTCGATCTTCCTGCTCGCGCAGTACCTGCAGACCGTCCAGGGCTCGTCCCCGCTCGAGGCCGGGCTGAAGACGCTGCCGTGGACGGCGATGCCGCTGCTCGTGGCACCGCTGGCAGGACCGCTGTCCGACCGCATCGGCGGCCGGCCGATCCTGGCCACCGGCCTGGCGCTGCAGGCCATCGGACTGGGCCTGCTGGCGACGTCGATGACGCCGACGACCGGCTACTCGGCGATGGTGCCGGCGTTCGTGCTGTCCGGCCTGGGCATGGGCATGGTGTTCGCCCCGCTGGCCAACGAGGTGCTCGGCAGCGTCGACCGCAGTCTGGAGGGGGTCGCCTCCGGAGCGAACAATGCGATCCGCGAGGTCGGCGGCGTGCTGGGCGTGGCCATCCTGGCGGCCGTGTTCGCCGGCCAGGGCGGGTACGCCAGCCCGCAGACCTTCGTCGACGGGACCGTGCCGGCGGTCTGGGTCGGGGCAGCGGTCGTGGCGGTGGGCGCGGTGGCCGCGCTGGCGCTGCCGCGCCGCCGGCGGACCCCGCAAGCCGAGCCGGTCGTCGACCTGCGCACCCAGCCGGCCCCCGTGCCCGTCCCGGCCTGACGCGCTCCCGCTGGTGGAACGTCCGACCCCGCGCTACCCCGGTGGCGCGGGGTCGGACGTTCCACAGGTGGCGGCCCGGGTGACCCGGGCGCAACATGGGATCTCCAGGCACGCGGACACGGAGGGACCGACGCCGGATGGACCCGCTGAGACCGGTGCGCCGGCTGACCGGCGTCTACCACGCCGACGGTGGGCTGCGGGGCGAGCTGGCGTACGTCGTCGGCAAGGCCCTCGGCCGGGCGCACTGCGCGCTGTGCGACGTCACGCACTCACCGGTGCGCCGCAAGCGGGAGTGGGACGCGTACGTCTCCGCCCTCGGCGTCCCGTTCGACCTGGTCCACCTCAACGAGCGCTCCCCCGCCGTGGCCGCGGCGACCGGGATGGCGACACCCGCGGTCCTGGCCCACGTCCCGGGGGCGGGGCCCGCCGAGGACCTGGTGGTCGTCCTCGGCCCGGCGGACCTCGACACCGTGGGCGGGGACGTGGCGGGCTTCGGGGCGGCGCTGGGCCGCGCCCTCGGCCGGGCGGGTCTGGCCCTGCCCTGACACGCGCAGCCGCGCGCGGGTCCGCGCGACTGCACCCGTCGCGACTGTGACGTCGCGACTGTGACGTTGCGACTGTGACGTTGCGACTGTGACGTTGTGCCGAGACACGCCGGCGTGTCTCGGCACAACGACACCCTCGTGGTGACCCGTGGGACTCCTGGGACTGCCGGCCGAAGCAGCGGCGGCGGACGACCCGGCACCGCCGCCACTGGTGGAACGTCGGACCCGCCTTCCGGCGGGTCCGCGTGGTCAGGGGTTCCACCGGTGGGAACGGAAGGGGTGCGCGGGACCCGCGGGGTTCGCGGGGCAGACCGACCGGGGTACCGGGTCACCGGCGGGCGCCGCCGGTCAGCACTCGGGGTACTGGGTCACCGGCGGGCGCCGCCGGTCAGCACTCGGGGTACTGGGTCACCGGCGGGCGCCGCCGGTCAGCACTCCCCGGTCAGCACTCGGGGTACCCCGTCACCAGCCTGGGTAGCGCTCCCGCCAGCCGTCGTCCGGCTCCCACTCCCGCCCGGGGTCCGCGTCCGGGTCGAACTCGGCGGCCAGGTCGTCGGCCAGCGCCTCCAGCGTCTCCCGACCCTCCACGGCCGCCACCCAGTCCGCCGGCAGTCCGGCCTCGCCGTACGCGGTCCCCAGCAGCTGGCCGGCGATGCTGCCGGTGGAGTCGCTGTCGCCGGAGTGGTTCACCGCGGCGAGCAGCGCGGATCGGACCGGCGCCTCGGCCGCGGCGCACGCCACCGCCATGGCGAGGGCCTCCTCCCCCACCCAGCCGCCGCCCAGCGCGTCGAGCTCCGCCGGCGACGCCAACCCGCGCCCCGCCAGGCCCAGTCCCGCGGACACCGCCGCCACCGTCGCGGCCGCCTCGGGCCGACGGGCCGCCGGCAGGTCCAGCGCCGCCCGCACCGCCTCGCCGACCGAGGCCGCGCCGTGGGCGAGCAGCCAGACCGCCGCGGCCAGGACGCCCGCCGGCTGCTGGCCGTCGGCATGCCCGTGGGTAAGCGCGGCCAGCTCGACGGCGGTGTCGTACGACTGCTCCGGACCGGCCATCGCCAGCCCCACCGGAGCGACCCGCATCACCCCGCCGCAGCCCTTGGAGTCGTTGTCCGCCCGGTACGGACCGGCCATCCGGACACGGCGCAGCGCGGACAGGCAGGTGGTCCCCGGGGCCCGGCGGTGGTGCAGCCAGGACTCCCCGGACAGCCAGCCGTCGACGGCGGTGTCGTCCGGCGGGGTCTCGCCCTGGGTGCGCAGCCACCGCTGGTAGGCGTGCAGCACCACGCCGGGCACCGTGGTGATGCCGCGCGACCGGTAGCGCACGTGCGCCCGGATCAGGCCCTCCGCGGTGAACACCGTCATCTGGGTGTCGTCGGTGACCGCCCCGGCCCGGCCGTACGCGGGCACCAGGTCCGTCACCCCCAACGGACCGAGACGCGACACGATCTCGGCCCAGGACCAGAACTCCACCGCCGCGCCCAGCGCGTCCCCGACAGCGCCGCCGAGCAGCAGGCCTCGGGCCCGGGACCGACGGTCGGGAACGGCACCGCCCGAGCCGCCCGAGCCGCCCGCCGGCGAGCTCACGCTCACGCCGACCCCCCTCGCATCGGCACGGTCCCGCGCAGCCGGGCGGCGATCCGCGGGTCCGCCAGAGCCGTCGCCAGCGCCGACCACACGTCCGGGTTGGCCGGCATCCCCCCGTGCGTCCCGGCCACCTCGAGGGTGCGGGCCTGCGGGTCCAGGCAGGTCTGCCACTGCACGATGCCGTCGGTCCGGCTGTACAGCGACCAGAACGGCAGGTCCTCCGGCAGCCGGCCCACCACGTCGTCGTGGAACGCCCGGCAGCACTCCCCCGTGGCGCACTCGCGGACGTAGTCGCCGCGGCCGGTCCGGGTCAGGTACGACAGGTACAGCGTGAGCACCCGCACCACGACGTGGGTGCCGAACGGGTCGGTGAGCGGGCTGCCGTAGGCCACGACGCCCGCGACCAGGTGCGGGTGCCGGCGGGCCGCCGCCTTGGCCAGCTGGCCGCCGCGACTGTGCCCGACCAGCGTGACCGGCAGCGCGTGCACGTCGGCCACCTCGAGCAGCAGCGCCTCGACCTCGTCGGCCTCCGCGGACCCGCAGCGACGGCGCCCCGGCAGTCGGGACTCCACCGGGGCCCAGCCGCCGAGCGCCAGCCAGCCGCGCAGGTCGGCGAACGCGTCGTCGGACGCCCCGAAGCCGGGCACGACCAGCACCGGCGCGCCTGCGACGGGGGCCGCGGGCGGCGGTCCGGCCAGGTGCGGGCGACGCTCCGCCTCGGCCCGCCGCTCCCGCCACACCGGGGGGCGCAGGCTGTGGGGCAGCGACAGGTAGTCCGCCACGGACGTGAACGGCGTCCAGCGCGGCTCGCCGGCCGGGGCGGGACGGCCAACGACCGGGTCCGGCCCTCCCGGGTCCGGACCGTACGCGCCCGAGCCGCTCATGGCCGTCTCACCAGGCGTAGTCCTCCGGCGCGGTCCGATGCCCGGGGAAGATCTGGTCCAGCCGGGCCACTGTCGCGTCGTCCAGTTCGACCTCCAGCGCCCGCAGCGTCTGGTCGAGCTGCTCGTCCGTGCGCGGCCCGATGATCGGCGCGGTCACGCCGGGGCGCTGCAGCAGCCAGGCCAGCGCCACGATCGCCGGCTCCTCGCCGAGCTCGGCGCACAGGTCCTCGTACTGCTCGATCCGGTCCCGGTGCGCCTCCAGTGCCTCCTGGGCGCGACCCTCCAGCCGCCGGCGACCCTCACGCTGCTTGCGCAGGACGCCGCCGAGCAGCCCGCCGTGCAGCGGGGACCACGGGATCACCCCGAGGCCGTACGCCTGGGCGGCGGGGATGACCTCCCGCTCGATGTCGCGGGTGAGCAGGTTGTAGATCGACTGCTCGCTCACCAGGCCGAGCAGGTGCCGGACCCGGGCCGCCTCCTGGCCCTGGGCGATGTGCCAGCCGGCGAAGTTCGAGGTGCCGACGTAGAGGATCTTCCCCTGCGCCCGCA
It includes:
- a CDS encoding TetR/AcrR family transcriptional regulator, with the protein product MARMTADERRESVLRAAAPEFALGGLAGTSTESIARRAGVSQPYLFRLFPTKKALFLASAERTFARVEQAFRDAADGRTGREALDAMALAYAGLLQDRDLLLHQLQAYAACDDPEVRDVTRAAYGRLWLMVQETTGVPEDEVRSFFAMGMLMNVIAAMDLDHLDAPWAQACLPPPVPPRTT
- a CDS encoding DHA2 family efflux MFS transporter permease subunit; translated protein: MTDRRGVVWTFVVTSLAAFMVSLDNLVVTTALPSIRTELDAGLEGLEWTVNAYTLTFGVLLMTGATLGERFGRRRVLAIGLAVFTAASAAAALAPSIEWLVLARAVQGAGGALVLPLTLTLLSAAVPPQRRGAALGVWGAVNGVAVALGPLVGGAVVEGLAWQWIFWINVPIGIALLPVVLRRLPHSLGVPRSLDLPGLALVTAGLLGIVLGLVRGNAHGWTSATVLLPMLAGGLLLAGFVAWELRAKEPMLPMGMFRSRGFAVSNVVSLLFSFGMFGSIFLLAQYLQTVQGSSPLEAGLKTLPWTAMPLLVAPLAGPLSDRIGGRPILATGLALQAIGLGLLATSMTPTTGYSAMVPAFVLSGLGMGMVFAPLANEVLGSVDRSLEGVASGANNAIREVGGVLGVAILAAVFAGQGGYASPQTFVDGTVPAVWVGAAVVAVGAVAALALPRRRRTPQAEPVVDLRTQPAPVPVPA
- a CDS encoding ADP-ribosylglycohydrolase family protein; this translates as MSVSSPAGGSGGSGGAVPDRRSRARGLLLGGAVGDALGAAVEFWSWAEIVSRLGPLGVTDLVPAYGRAGAVTDDTQMTVFTAEGLIRAHVRYRSRGITTVPGVVLHAYQRWLRTQGETPPDDTAVDGWLSGESWLHHRRAPGTTCLSALRRVRMAGPYRADNDSKGCGGVMRVAPVGLAMAGPEQSYDTAVELAALTHGHADGQQPAGVLAAAVWLLAHGAASVGEAVRAALDLPAARRPEAAATVAAVSAGLGLAGRGLASPAELDALGGGWVGEEALAMAVACAAAEAPVRSALLAAVNHSGDSDSTGSIAGQLLGTAYGEAGLPADWVAAVEGRETLEALADDLAAEFDPDADPGREWEPDDGWRERYPGW
- a CDS encoding aldo/keto reductase — its product is MDYTHLGRSGLSVSRLCLGTMNFGPQTEEADAFAIMDHAHDVGINFFDTANVYGWVKGEGVTEQIIGRWFAQGGGRRERTVLATKLYGSMGDWPNETFLSALNIRRACDASLRRLQTDHIDLYQMHHVDRSTPWDEIWSAMEVLRAQGKILYVGTSNFAGWHIAQGQEAARVRHLLGLVSEQSIYNLLTRDIEREVIPAAQAYGLGVIPWSPLHGGLLGGVLRKQREGRRRLEGRAQEALEAHRDRIEQYEDLCAELGEEPAIVALAWLLQRPGVTAPIIGPRTDEQLDQTLRALEVELDDATVARLDQIFPGHRTAPEDYAW